The following proteins come from a genomic window of Nitrospira sp.:
- a CDS encoding Glutaminyl-tRNA synthetase, with translation MTTPESSTSSNFIRDLVAADRAAGKHGGRVVTRFPPEPNGYLHIGHAKSIVLNFGIAHETPGGVCHLRFDDTNPTTEDPEYVQAIQDDVRWLGFNWHGKMFYASDYFEQLYAFAVVLIKKGKAYVDSLTADQIREHRGTLTEPGRDSPYRTRSADENLDLFARMRAGEFADGTYVLRAKIDMGSPNINLRDPILYRIRHATHYRTGTAWCIYPSYDFAHPLSDAIEGITHSLCTLEFEDHRPLYDWVVAEADTPHRPQQIEFARLNLTSTVMSKRKLLELVGKEFVAGWDDPRLPTLRGLRRRGVTPEAIRAFCEHIGVAKRDAIVEMQLLEHFIREDLNKRSPRVMAVLRPLKVILDNYPEGAVEELDAVNNPEDLSAGTRKVPFSRTLYIEQDDFREDPPKQFYRLAPGREVRLRYGYIIKCVSATKDPQTGAVAELHCTYDPETRSGSAQEQRKVKATIHWVSAPHAAPATIRLYHPLLLADQSKLSAEQDWTRSLNPQSLELLTGCLVEPSLRSTAPGSRFQFERQGYFCVDPDSSPEALLFNRTVSLKDAWAKVEKAQHRSQR, from the coding sequence ATGACCACACCGGAATCCTCAACGTCTTCTAATTTCATTCGGGATCTCGTGGCAGCCGACCGGGCGGCAGGCAAACACGGCGGACGAGTCGTCACGCGATTTCCTCCCGAGCCTAATGGATATCTTCACATCGGTCATGCCAAATCCATCGTACTGAATTTTGGGATCGCGCACGAGACTCCCGGAGGGGTCTGTCACCTGAGATTCGACGACACGAATCCCACCACCGAAGATCCCGAGTACGTTCAAGCCATACAGGACGACGTCCGCTGGTTGGGGTTTAATTGGCACGGCAAGATGTTCTATGCATCGGATTATTTTGAACAGCTGTATGCTTTTGCGGTTGTTTTGATCAAGAAAGGCAAAGCCTATGTCGACAGTCTCACGGCGGATCAAATCCGTGAACACCGCGGCACGCTTACCGAACCAGGTCGTGACAGTCCTTATCGAACCCGATCCGCCGACGAGAATCTGGATCTTTTTGCCCGCATGCGAGCCGGAGAATTTGCCGACGGAACCTACGTCCTACGCGCCAAAATCGATATGGGTTCCCCAAACATCAATCTGCGGGATCCGATCCTCTATCGAATTCGCCATGCCACTCATTATCGGACGGGAACGGCATGGTGCATCTATCCCTCGTATGACTTTGCCCATCCGTTGTCTGACGCCATCGAAGGAATCACGCACTCGCTCTGTACGCTAGAGTTTGAAGATCACCGTCCTCTCTATGATTGGGTCGTTGCCGAAGCCGACACTCCACATCGTCCGCAGCAAATCGAATTTGCCCGTCTGAATCTCACCTCCACAGTGATGAGCAAGCGCAAGCTTCTCGAATTGGTCGGCAAGGAATTCGTGGCGGGCTGGGATGATCCGCGCCTTCCCACCTTGAGAGGCCTCCGTCGTCGAGGGGTGACTCCTGAAGCGATTCGTGCCTTTTGCGAACATATCGGCGTCGCGAAGCGTGATGCGATCGTGGAAATGCAGCTGCTCGAACATTTCATCCGAGAGGACTTGAACAAGCGGTCACCGCGCGTGATGGCCGTACTCCGACCGTTGAAAGTCATACTCGACAACTATCCTGAAGGTGCTGTCGAAGAACTCGACGCCGTGAATAACCCTGAGGACCTCTCAGCCGGAACAAGAAAGGTTCCCTTCTCGAGGACGTTGTACATTGAGCAGGATGATTTCAGGGAGGACCCACCGAAACAGTTCTACCGCCTCGCGCCCGGCCGGGAAGTCCGGCTGCGCTATGGATACATCATCAAATGTGTGAGCGCAACAAAGGATCCCCAGACCGGTGCGGTCGCCGAACTGCATTGCACCTATGACCCTGAGACGAGAAGCGGATCGGCGCAAGAGCAACGGAAAGTGAAAGCCACCATTCACTGGGTATCGGCACCACATGCAGCCCCGGCAACCATCCGTCTCTATCATCCGCTTCTTCTCGCCGACCAGTCCAAACTTTCGGCTGAACAGGACTGGACACGGTCGTTAAACCCCCAATCGTTGGAACTCCTCACCGGCTGCCTGGTTGAGCCAAGCCTTCGCTCAACCGCGCCCGGTTCTCGCTTTCAATTCGAGCGGCAGGGGTACTTTTGTGTCGATCCCGACTCATCACCCGAGGCTCTTCTCTTCAACCGAACCGTGTCTCTCAAAGATGCCTGGGCCAAGGTTGAGAAAGCTCAGCATAGATCCCAGCGCTGA
- a CDS encoding Ferredoxin, 2Fe-2S — MGGTNPYIEKTDYELPKVSYTVTFIQPNGSSTAVSVDPTKIPYGVTGLPGSILDIAMGHGVDLEHVCGGVVACSTCHVIVKQGLETCNEGTDDEYDQLDEAPMTTLQSRLGCQCVPNGTKDIVVEIPAVNKNLVREGH; from the coding sequence ATGGGCGGGACAAACCCGTATATTGAAAAGACCGATTATGAGCTTCCCAAAGTCTCCTATACCGTGACATTTATTCAGCCGAATGGGAGTTCGACCGCAGTCTCAGTCGATCCTACAAAGATTCCCTACGGTGTTACTGGCCTGCCGGGAAGCATTTTAGATATTGCAATGGGTCACGGAGTGGATTTGGAGCATGTCTGTGGTGGTGTGGTTGCTTGTTCGACCTGTCACGTTATCGTGAAACAGGGATTGGAAACTTGCAATGAGGGAACCGACGATGAGTATGATCAGTTGGACGAAGCCCCCATGACGACATTACAGTCTCGTCTGGGGTGTCAGTGTGTGCCGAACGGAACCAAGGATATCGTCGTCGAAATTCCGGCCGTCAATAAAAATCTCGTGCGGGAGGGGCATTGA
- a CDS encoding NADP-dependent alcohol dehydrogenase yields MLATKGYAAMAAKERLQPFSFERREVGPHDVMITISHCGICHSDIHQTRNEWGISLFPMVPGHEIVGTVAQVGTAVTSFKAGDRAGVGCFVDSCRTCTACREGLEQYCDGGTLWTYSGQDKAGRITQGGYSTQIVVDENYVLRIPSTLSPAGAAPLLCAGITTYSPLRQWGVGRYHKLAVLGLGGLGHMAVKIAKAMGTEVTVLSTSENKREDAKRLGAANFAVTSNPQTFTKFQGYFHYILDTVSAPHDYNAYLNLLKTDGTMILVGAPETPTPVQAFSLIFKRRRLTGSLIGGIKETQKMLDFCAQHQIESDIELIPIQQVNEAYERVMRGDVKFRFVIDMSTLA; encoded by the coding sequence ATGCTCGCGACTAAAGGCTATGCGGCGATGGCAGCCAAAGAGAGATTGCAACCGTTTTCCTTCGAACGGCGCGAAGTCGGTCCACACGACGTCATGATTACGATTTCGCATTGCGGCATCTGTCACTCAGATATACACCAGACCCGTAACGAGTGGGGCATTTCCCTGTTCCCGATGGTACCCGGCCATGAGATTGTCGGAACCGTGGCACAAGTCGGCACGGCGGTGACCTCCTTCAAGGCTGGTGATCGAGCCGGTGTCGGTTGCTTTGTCGATTCCTGTCGGACTTGTACGGCTTGCCGCGAAGGCTTGGAACAATATTGCGACGGCGGCACACTGTGGACGTACAGCGGGCAAGATAAAGCAGGGCGGATCACTCAGGGCGGCTATTCGACTCAGATCGTGGTGGACGAGAACTATGTCCTCCGGATTCCCTCGACGCTCTCACCGGCGGGAGCGGCCCCGCTGCTCTGTGCAGGGATTACGACCTACTCTCCCCTGCGTCAGTGGGGAGTGGGTCGTTATCACAAACTAGCCGTCCTCGGGCTGGGTGGTCTCGGCCACATGGCGGTGAAGATCGCCAAAGCGATGGGAACCGAGGTTACGGTGTTGAGCACATCCGAGAATAAACGGGAGGACGCCAAGCGGCTAGGCGCGGCGAACTTTGCCGTGACATCAAACCCTCAGACCTTTACCAAGTTCCAAGGATACTTTCATTATATCCTCGACACGGTCTCCGCACCACACGATTACAACGCCTATCTGAACCTCCTCAAGACGGACGGCACCATGATCCTCGTGGGCGCACCCGAGACGCCGACTCCCGTTCAGGCGTTCTCACTCATTTTTAAGCGACGGCGCCTCACCGGCTCTCTCATTGGCGGGATCAAAGAAACGCAAAAAATGCTCGACTTCTGCGCACAGCATCAGATCGAGTCGGACATCGAACTGATCCCCATTCAGCAGGTCAATGAAGCCTATGAACGGGTCATGCGAGGCGATGTGAAGTTCCGATTCGTGATCGACATGAGCACGCTGGCGTAA
- a CDS encoding Glutamyl-tRNA synthetase: protein MSQVRVRFAPSPTGFLHIGGVRTALFNWLFARQQQGVFILRIEDTDQSRSTDESIQAIIDGMNWVGLDWDEGPFRQTERMDLYRSHGMRLFEAEHAYWCVCKAEALEARRKEAEAKGLSPRYDGRCRNLGITNPPRDAALRFKAPREGQTIIDDLIKGKVVFDNTVVDDLIILRSNGYPTYNFSVVVDDALMGITHVVRGDDHLTNTPRQIPIFEALGFAVPRFGHLPMILGADKTRLSKRHGATSIMAYKDMGYLPDAMVNYLVRLGWSHGDQELFSRQELIDKFSWDHVQKSAAVFNPDKLLWMNAEYVKTSPPRQVAQALVPFLEQAGLKKEIAAVSDEWLTQLVVLVKERAKTLVEMVEWVKPYFGQTVTFDEEAVKKFLTPAIVPVLSKLSTRFENFSVFSKAEWENSFKQLVEEENMKMGQLAQPVRVALTGRTASPGLFEVMEVLGRDRTLFRLQKGLERASMG from the coding sequence ATGAGCCAAGTTCGAGTCCGGTTTGCCCCAAGTCCGACGGGATTTCTTCACATAGGAGGAGTGCGCACAGCTCTGTTCAATTGGCTCTTCGCTCGCCAACAACAGGGTGTGTTTATCCTCCGCATTGAGGATACCGATCAAAGTCGCTCGACGGATGAATCGATTCAAGCCATCATCGATGGCATGAATTGGGTCGGTCTTGATTGGGACGAGGGGCCGTTTCGCCAAACGGAACGGATGGATCTCTATCGCAGCCATGGCATGAGGTTGTTCGAGGCGGAGCATGCCTACTGGTGTGTATGTAAGGCCGAAGCGTTGGAGGCTCGGAGAAAAGAAGCGGAAGCCAAAGGACTCTCCCCTCGCTATGACGGTCGCTGCCGCAATTTGGGAATCACTAACCCGCCGAGAGATGCCGCACTTCGATTCAAGGCCCCGCGCGAGGGCCAGACGATAATCGATGACCTCATCAAGGGAAAGGTCGTCTTCGATAACACCGTTGTGGACGATTTGATCATTCTCAGGTCCAACGGATATCCGACCTACAACTTTTCAGTCGTGGTCGATGACGCCTTGATGGGCATTACACACGTAGTGCGGGGAGATGACCATCTCACGAATACGCCGCGCCAGATTCCAATTTTCGAGGCCTTGGGGTTTGCCGTCCCGCGGTTCGGGCATCTACCGATGATCCTAGGGGCGGACAAGACGCGGCTCTCTAAGCGCCATGGTGCCACTTCAATTATGGCTTATAAAGACATGGGTTATTTGCCCGATGCCATGGTCAATTACCTGGTTCGCCTCGGCTGGTCTCACGGAGATCAAGAACTCTTTTCCCGGCAGGAGTTGATCGACAAATTTTCATGGGATCACGTGCAGAAGTCGGCGGCAGTTTTTAATCCCGACAAGTTGCTCTGGATGAATGCCGAATACGTCAAAACCAGTCCCCCGCGTCAAGTCGCCCAAGCGCTCGTGCCATTCTTGGAACAAGCGGGCTTAAAAAAAGAAATCGCGGCCGTTTCGGACGAATGGCTCACACAGCTGGTAGTGTTGGTGAAGGAACGGGCAAAAACGTTGGTCGAAATGGTGGAGTGGGTGAAGCCGTATTTTGGGCAGACGGTTACATTCGATGAAGAAGCGGTGAAAAAGTTTCTGACGCCGGCCATCGTACCGGTCCTGAGCAAACTGAGTACGCGGTTTGAAAACTTCTCGGTGTTTTCCAAGGCGGAATGGGAGAATAGCTTCAAGCAATTGGTTGAGGAAGAGAATATGAAGATGGGTCAGCTCGCTCAGCCGGTCCGCGTTGCTTTGACCGGGCGAACGGCAAGTCCAGGACTTTTTGAGGTGATGGAAGTGTTGGGTCGTGACCGGACCTTATTTCGCCTCCAAAAAGGGCTTGAGCGTGCCTCCATGGGATGA